From Saccopteryx leptura isolate mSacLep1 chromosome 3, mSacLep1_pri_phased_curated, whole genome shotgun sequence, one genomic window encodes:
- the LOC136399472 gene encoding zinc finger protein 548-like isoform X2 → MSPTKGRVVFEDVAIHFSQEEWGLLDEAQRHLYCRVMLENLALLCSIGGCHGAQGEETPSQQGGSAGVSQVRTPKPDVCFQKAHSCETCGPLLKDILCLAEQAGTHTQQGVYTCVAGLPLCHEEQGRRKLSGWEEERALSMKNCSVHTAKSSLTCRELGKDFTTSTGLPQHQAPQSTEGRETLERAQSSYKCDECGKSLSHKEIFVENQNMHTEIKPSEHLEGGGFLSQRSGLTEHQRVHSRPVNYECRQCGKSVKDSSTLITHQRVHTGEKPYKCGKCGKFFRYTFTLERHQRVHTGPRPYECSTCGKCFLDFPTLTIHQRVHTRGKRFECDHCGKFFRFHFTLERHQKAHSGERPYECNECGKLFKHNSNHIRHQRNHTGERPYECSVCGKLFSQNYHLNRHQSVHTREKNYECTQCGKFFMDGSTLIIHQRVHTGEKPYDCGECGKVFRYNSSLIKHRRIHTGEKPYECSDCGKGFRQNSHLVRHREVHSRVSETRKDFKENSAL, encoded by the exons ATGAGCCCGACTAAG GGCCGTGTGGTCTTTGAGGACGTGGCCATACATTTCTCCCAGGAGGAGTGGGGCCTCCTGGATGAGGCTCAGAGGCACCTGTACTGCCGTGTGATGCTGGAGAACTTGGCACTTCTGTGTTCTATTG GTGGCTGTCACGGAGCCCAGGGTGAGGAGACACCTTCACAGCAAGGCGGTTCTGCAGGGGTGTCCCAGGTCAGGACTCCAAAGCCAGATGTGTGCTTCCAGAAGGCTCATTCTTGTGAGACATGTGGCCCGCTTTTGAAAGACATCTTGTGTCTAGCTGAGCAAGCTGGCACCCATACTCAGCAGGGGGTGTACACATGTGTGGCCGGTCTCCCCCTGTGCCATGAGGAGCAGGGTAGAAGGAAGCTGTCTggttgggaggaggagagggcttTATCCATGAAGAACTGCAGTGTTCACACAGCCAAGAGTTCATTGACATGCAGGGAGCTTGGAAAGGACTTCACAACGAGCACAGGCCTTCCCCAGCACCAGGCCCCTCAAAGCACTGAGGGCAGGGAGACCCTGGAAAGGGCACAGAGCAGTTATAAGTGTGATGAATGTGGAAAATCCCTTAGCCACAAAGAGATATTTGTTGAAAACCAAAACATGCACACTGAAATAAAGCCCTCTGAGCACCTTGAAGGTGGGGGATTCTTGAGTCAAAGGTCTGGCCTCACTGAACACCAAAGAGTTCACAGCAGGCCGGTGAACTATGAGTGTCGCCAGTGTGGGAAAAGTGTTAAAGACAGCTCCACGCTCATCACtcatcagagagttcacactggagaaaagccATATAAATGCGGCAAATGTGGGAAATTCTTCAGGTACACCTTTACACTAGAAAGACATCAAAGAGTTCACACCGGACCCAGGCCGTACGAGTGCAGCACATGTGGGAAGTGTTTCCTAGACTTCCCCACACTTACTATTCATCAGAGAGTCCACACGCGGGGAAAGCGTTTTGAATGCGACCACTGTGGAAAGTTCTTTAGGTTCCATTTTACACTGGAGAGACATCAGAAAGCTCACAGTGGGGAAAGGCCTTACGAgtgcaatgaatgtgggaaacTGTTTAAGCACAACTCAAATCACATCAGACATCAGAGAAATCACACTGGAGAGAGGCCGTATGAGTGCAGCGTATGTGGTAAACTCTTCAGCCAAAACTACCATCTCAATCGGCACCAAAGTGTTCAcaccagagaaaaaaattatgaatgcaCTCAGTGTGGGAAATTCTTTATGGATGGCTCCACGCTCATTATtcatcagagagttcacactggagagaagccttatgaTTGTGGCGAATGTGGGAAAGTCTTCAGGTACAACTCCAGCCTCATTAAACATCGGAGAATTCACACGGGGGAAAAGCCCTATGAGTGCAGCGACTGTGGGAAAGGCTTCAGGCAGAACTCCCACCTTGTTCGGCATCGAGAAGTTCACAGCAGAGTATCGGAAACCAGAAAAGACTTCAAAGAAAATTCTGCTCTCTGA
- the LOC136399472 gene encoding zinc finger protein 548-like isoform X1: MSPTKGPMVAAEMIMDPAQGRVVFEDVAIHFSQEEWGLLDEAQRHLYCRVMLENLALLCSIGGCHGAQGEETPSQQGGSAGVSQVRTPKPDVCFQKAHSCETCGPLLKDILCLAEQAGTHTQQGVYTCVAGLPLCHEEQGRRKLSGWEEERALSMKNCSVHTAKSSLTCRELGKDFTTSTGLPQHQAPQSTEGRETLERAQSSYKCDECGKSLSHKEIFVENQNMHTEIKPSEHLEGGGFLSQRSGLTEHQRVHSRPVNYECRQCGKSVKDSSTLITHQRVHTGEKPYKCGKCGKFFRYTFTLERHQRVHTGPRPYECSTCGKCFLDFPTLTIHQRVHTRGKRFECDHCGKFFRFHFTLERHQKAHSGERPYECNECGKLFKHNSNHIRHQRNHTGERPYECSVCGKLFSQNYHLNRHQSVHTREKNYECTQCGKFFMDGSTLIIHQRVHTGEKPYDCGECGKVFRYNSSLIKHRRIHTGEKPYECSDCGKGFRQNSHLVRHREVHSRVSETRKDFKENSAL, translated from the exons ATGAGCCCGACTAAG GGTCCCATGGTGGCAGCAGAAATGATCATGGACCCTGCACAA GGCCGTGTGGTCTTTGAGGACGTGGCCATACATTTCTCCCAGGAGGAGTGGGGCCTCCTGGATGAGGCTCAGAGGCACCTGTACTGCCGTGTGATGCTGGAGAACTTGGCACTTCTGTGTTCTATTG GTGGCTGTCACGGAGCCCAGGGTGAGGAGACACCTTCACAGCAAGGCGGTTCTGCAGGGGTGTCCCAGGTCAGGACTCCAAAGCCAGATGTGTGCTTCCAGAAGGCTCATTCTTGTGAGACATGTGGCCCGCTTTTGAAAGACATCTTGTGTCTAGCTGAGCAAGCTGGCACCCATACTCAGCAGGGGGTGTACACATGTGTGGCCGGTCTCCCCCTGTGCCATGAGGAGCAGGGTAGAAGGAAGCTGTCTggttgggaggaggagagggcttTATCCATGAAGAACTGCAGTGTTCACACAGCCAAGAGTTCATTGACATGCAGGGAGCTTGGAAAGGACTTCACAACGAGCACAGGCCTTCCCCAGCACCAGGCCCCTCAAAGCACTGAGGGCAGGGAGACCCTGGAAAGGGCACAGAGCAGTTATAAGTGTGATGAATGTGGAAAATCCCTTAGCCACAAAGAGATATTTGTTGAAAACCAAAACATGCACACTGAAATAAAGCCCTCTGAGCACCTTGAAGGTGGGGGATTCTTGAGTCAAAGGTCTGGCCTCACTGAACACCAAAGAGTTCACAGCAGGCCGGTGAACTATGAGTGTCGCCAGTGTGGGAAAAGTGTTAAAGACAGCTCCACGCTCATCACtcatcagagagttcacactggagaaaagccATATAAATGCGGCAAATGTGGGAAATTCTTCAGGTACACCTTTACACTAGAAAGACATCAAAGAGTTCACACCGGACCCAGGCCGTACGAGTGCAGCACATGTGGGAAGTGTTTCCTAGACTTCCCCACACTTACTATTCATCAGAGAGTCCACACGCGGGGAAAGCGTTTTGAATGCGACCACTGTGGAAAGTTCTTTAGGTTCCATTTTACACTGGAGAGACATCAGAAAGCTCACAGTGGGGAAAGGCCTTACGAgtgcaatgaatgtgggaaacTGTTTAAGCACAACTCAAATCACATCAGACATCAGAGAAATCACACTGGAGAGAGGCCGTATGAGTGCAGCGTATGTGGTAAACTCTTCAGCCAAAACTACCATCTCAATCGGCACCAAAGTGTTCAcaccagagaaaaaaattatgaatgcaCTCAGTGTGGGAAATTCTTTATGGATGGCTCCACGCTCATTATtcatcagagagttcacactggagagaagccttatgaTTGTGGCGAATGTGGGAAAGTCTTCAGGTACAACTCCAGCCTCATTAAACATCGGAGAATTCACACGGGGGAAAAGCCCTATGAGTGCAGCGACTGTGGGAAAGGCTTCAGGCAGAACTCCCACCTTGTTCGGCATCGAGAAGTTCACAGCAGAGTATCGGAAACCAGAAAAGACTTCAAAGAAAATTCTGCTCTCTGA